TTATAATTAAACCATCTTTGCTCCACTCATTTATCAATCCGATTACTGGATAAATTCTTTTATCAAGTTCAGTTGATCCTGCGTTTTTGATTTTTAGTACATTTCTAGCAAATTCTATTACTGCCATTTGCATTCCAAAGCAGATACCTAAAAAAGGTATTTTTTTTTCGCGTGCATACTTAATACAAGCTATCTTACCCTCAGTACCTCGCTTTCCAAAACCTCCTGGTATCAATATACCAGAGACATTTTTTAATTTTTTTCTTATGTTGTTTGATTTTAATTTATCTGATTCAATTCTTATTAAATTAATTTTAACTTTATTCTGGATTCCACCATGTGTTAAAGCTTCATCTAAAGATTTATAAGCATCTTTTAAGTTCACATACTTCCCGATTATTGCAATATTAACTGTTTTTCTTGTATTTAAAACTGTATTTGTAATTTTTTTCCAAGGTTTAAGATTTGGTTTTCTCCTTGATCTTAAATTAAAATATTTAAGAACTTGTTTATCTAATTTCTGATTAAAAAAACTTATAGGAGCTTCATAAATAGTTTTTACATCTATAGTTTCTATTACGTTTTCTATTTGCACATTACAAAACAGTGATATTTTTCTCTTTTGATCAATCGGGATAGATTGTTCTGATCTGCATATAACAATATCAGGTTGAATACCTATACTTCTTAACTCTTTTACAGAATGTTGTGTAGGTTTGGTTTTTATTTCGTCTGAGGATTTCATAAATGGAACTAAAGTAAGGTGAATAAATAACGATTTAAGTTTTCCATTCTCATTTGAAAATTGTCTTATAGCCTCTAAAAAAGGTAAGCTTTCTATATCACCGACAGTTCCACCAATTTCACATATTACAAAATCCTCATTTGTAATATCTTTCTTGATAAATTCTTTAATCCTATCAGTTACATGTGGGATAACTTGTACAGTTTTTCCAAGATATCCACCTTTACGTTCTTTTTTTATTATGTCAGAATAAATTCTTCCTGTTGTTATATTGTCTGACTGTTTAGAAGAAATATCTGTAAATCTTTCATAGTGTCCTAAATCTAAATCTGTTTCAGCCCCATCATCAGTTACAAAAACTTCACCAT
The Candidatus Pelagibacter sp. RS40 DNA segment above includes these coding regions:
- a CDS encoding CTP synthase, with protein sequence MARYIFVTGGVVSSLGKGLSSASLGYLLKSQGFKVRIRKMDPYLNVDPGTMSPFQHGEVFVTDDGAETDLDLGHYERFTDISSKQSDNITTGRIYSDIIKKERKGGYLGKTVQVIPHVTDRIKEFIKKDITNEDFVICEIGGTVGDIESLPFLEAIRQFSNENGKLKSLFIHLTLVPFMKSSDEIKTKPTQHSVKELRSIGIQPDIVICRSEQSIPIDQKRKISLFCNVQIENVIETIDVKTIYEAPISFFNQKLDKQVLKYFNLRSRRKPNLKPWKKITNTVLNTRKTVNIAIIGKYVNLKDAYKSLDEALTHGGIQNKVKINLIRIESDKLKSNNIRKKLKNVSGILIPGGFGKRGTEGKIACIKYAREKKIPFLGICFGMQMAVIEFARNVLKIKNAGSTELDKRIYPVIGLINEWSKDGLIIKGTDRNLGGTMRLGIYEALLKNNSAIKKIYKSSKIKERHRHRYEVNNNLREKFEKNGLIFSGMSPDNKLPEIIELNSHPWFIGVQFHPEFKSRPLDPHPLFSSFIKASKSNYAK